A section of the Pseudomonas prosekii genome encodes:
- a CDS encoding GntP family permease: MSVIIALAALTLLMLAAYRGYSVILFAPIAALGAVLLTDPSAVAPAFTGVFMDKMVGFIKLYFPVFLLGAVFGKLIELSGFSRSIVAAAIRLLGTRQAMLVIVLVCALLTYGGVSLFVVVFAAYPFAAEMFRQSNIPKRLIPATIALGAFSFTMDALPGTPQIQNIIPSTFFNTTAWAAPWLGLIGTIFVFCAGMLFLQRQRNKAQRAGEGYGTELRNEPETAADIKLPNPWIALSPLLAVGIMNLLFTHWIPQWYGKTHSLSLPGMATPVTTEIAKLTAIWAVQAALLVGILMVLAFGFQAIRSKLAEGSKSAVSGALLAAMNTASEYGFGAVIASLPGFLVLADWLKNIPNPLVNEAITVTLLAGITGSASGGMSIALAAMANDFIAAAHAADIPLEVLHRVAAMASGGMDTLPHNGAVITLLAVTGLTHREAYKDIFCITLIKTLAVFVVIGTFYATGIV, translated from the coding sequence ATGAGTGTGATCATTGCCTTGGCAGCGCTGACGCTGCTGATGCTGGCTGCCTACCGTGGCTACAGCGTTATCCTTTTTGCCCCGATTGCCGCCCTCGGTGCGGTGCTGCTCACCGATCCGTCCGCCGTCGCACCCGCGTTTACCGGGGTGTTCATGGACAAGATGGTCGGTTTCATCAAACTGTATTTCCCGGTGTTCCTGCTCGGCGCGGTGTTCGGCAAGCTGATCGAGTTGTCGGGTTTCTCGCGCTCGATTGTTGCGGCGGCCATTCGCTTGCTCGGCACGCGGCAAGCGATGCTGGTGATTGTGCTGGTCTGTGCGCTGCTGACGTACGGCGGCGTTTCGCTGTTTGTGGTGGTGTTTGCGGCGTACCCGTTTGCCGCCGAGATGTTCCGCCAGAGCAATATCCCCAAACGCCTGATCCCGGCGACCATCGCCCTCGGCGCGTTTTCCTTCACCATGGACGCCCTGCCCGGCACCCCGCAAATACAGAACATCATCCCCAGTACCTTCTTCAACACCACCGCGTGGGCCGCGCCGTGGCTGGGGCTGATCGGGACGATCTTCGTGTTCTGCGCCGGCATGCTGTTTCTGCAACGCCAACGCAACAAGGCCCAGCGTGCCGGTGAAGGTTACGGCACCGAGTTGCGCAACGAACCGGAAACCGCTGCCGACATCAAGCTGCCCAATCCGTGGATCGCGCTGTCGCCGCTGTTGGCGGTGGGCATCATGAACCTGCTGTTCACTCACTGGATTCCGCAGTGGTACGGCAAGACCCACAGCCTGTCGTTGCCCGGCATGGCGACGCCGGTCACCACTGAAATCGCCAAACTCACGGCGATCTGGGCGGTGCAAGCGGCGCTGCTGGTCGGCATCCTCATGGTGTTGGCGTTTGGTTTTCAGGCGATCCGCAGCAAGCTGGCCGAGGGCAGCAAAAGTGCGGTCAGCGGCGCGCTGCTGGCGGCGATGAACACCGCGTCCGAATACGGCTTTGGCGCGGTGATCGCGTCCTTGCCGGGGTTCCTGGTGCTGGCCGACTGGCTGAAGAACATTCCCAATCCGCTGGTCAATGAAGCGATCACCGTGACCCTGTTGGCCGGCATCACCGGTTCGGCGTCGGGCGGCATGAGCATTGCGCTGGCGGCGATGGCCAATGATTTCATTGCCGCAGCGCACGCGGCGGACATTCCGCTGGAAGTGCTGCACCGCGTGGCGGCGATGGCCAGCGGCGGCATGGACACCCTGCCGCACAACGGCGCGGTGATTACCCTGCTCGCGGTCACCGGGCTGACGCACCGCGAAGCCTACAAAGACATTTTCTGTATTACGCTGATCAAGACCCTGGCGGTTTTTGTGGTGATCGGTACTTTCTACGCCACTGGCATTGTGTGA
- a CDS encoding peptidylprolyl isomerase has protein sequence MPKATARHILVASEDKCNELKTQIEGGADFAEVAKANSTCPSSRQGGDLGSFGPGQMVKEFDTVVFSAPINVVQGPVKTQFGYHLLEVTSRQD, from the coding sequence ATGCCTAAAGCCACTGCCCGTCACATCCTCGTTGCCAGCGAAGACAAGTGCAACGAACTGAAAACGCAAATCGAAGGTGGCGCTGATTTCGCCGAAGTTGCCAAGGCCAACTCCACTTGCCCGTCCAGCCGTCAGGGCGGTGATCTGGGTTCGTTCGGTCCAGGCCAGATGGTCAAGGAATTCGACACCGTGGTTTTCAGCGCGCCGATCAACGTCGTGCAAGGCCCGGTTAAAACCCAGTTCGGTTATCACCTGCTGGAAGTGACCAGCCGCCAGGACTGA
- a CDS encoding ABC transporter permease — MVKLSPLGRRRFERFKKNRRGWWSLWLFIGLFLLTLGGELIANDKPLIVSYQDSLYFPAFKRHTEQEFGGQLPFQADYRSDYVQKLIKQDGGWLLFPPIPFSDDTPNYDLNKPAPSPPSEVNWLGTDDQARDVLARVIFGARVSILFALMLTFVSALIGIAAGALQGYYGGWVDLLGQRLLEVWSGLPVLYLLIILSGFVEPNFWWLLGIMALFSWLALVDVVRAEFLRGRNLEYVKAARALGLSDRKVIVRHILPNAMNATLSYLPFILTGAISTLTALDFLGFGMPAGSASLGELIAQGKQNLQAPWLGLTAFFTLALILSLLVFIGEALRDAFDPRS; from the coding sequence ATGGTCAAGCTCTCGCCGCTGGGCCGACGCCGTTTCGAACGTTTCAAGAAAAACCGCCGTGGCTGGTGGTCGCTGTGGCTGTTTATCGGCCTCTTCCTGTTAACCCTCGGCGGCGAACTGATTGCCAACGACAAGCCGTTGATCGTCAGTTATCAGGACTCGCTGTACTTCCCGGCGTTCAAGCGCCACACCGAGCAGGAGTTTGGCGGGCAACTGCCGTTCCAGGCCGATTACCGCAGCGATTACGTGCAGAAGCTGATCAAGCAGGATGGCGGCTGGCTGCTGTTTCCGCCGATCCCGTTCAGTGACGACACGCCGAACTATGACCTCAACAAACCGGCGCCGAGCCCGCCGTCCGAGGTCAACTGGCTGGGCACCGACGACCAGGCGCGCGATGTGCTGGCACGGGTGATTTTCGGCGCGCGGGTGTCGATTCTGTTTGCGCTGATGCTGACGTTTGTCAGTGCGCTGATCGGCATCGCTGCCGGTGCGCTGCAAGGTTATTACGGCGGCTGGGTGGATTTGCTGGGCCAGCGTTTGCTCGAAGTCTGGTCGGGGCTGCCGGTGCTTTATCTGTTGATCATCCTCTCGGGTTTCGTCGAACCTAATTTCTGGTGGTTGCTGGGGATCATGGCGCTGTTTTCCTGGTTGGCGCTGGTCGATGTAGTGCGCGCCGAGTTCTTGCGCGGACGTAACCTGGAATACGTCAAAGCCGCACGCGCACTGGGCCTCAGCGACCGTAAAGTGATCGTCCGGCATATCCTGCCCAACGCCATGAACGCGACCCTGAGTTATCTGCCATTCATTTTGACCGGGGCGATTTCGACGCTGACGGCGTTGGATTTCCTCGGTTTCGGCATGCCGGCCGGCAGCGCTTCGCTGGGCGAACTGATCGCCCAAGGCAAGCAAAACCTGCAAGCGCCGTGGCTGGGACTGACCGCATTTTTCACCCTGGCGCTGATTCTTTCTTTATTAGTGTTCATCGGCGAGGCGTTGCGTGACGCCTTCGACCCAAGATCATGA
- a CDS encoding ABC transporter ATP-binding protein, producing the protein MTENLIEIRDLNVAFSGQTVVRNLCLDIRPGECLALVGESGSGKSVTAHSILQLLPEEGTVTTGSIRYRGQELVGADAKVLRQLRGDRIAMIFQEPMTSLNPLHSIEKQIGETLLVHKGLAGKAAQARILELLGLVGIQHPKERLKAYPHQLSGGQRQRVMIAMALACEPELLIADEPTTALDVTVQRKILLLLKSLQQRLGMSLLLISHDLNLVRSIAQRVCVMKAGDIVEQAPCETLFTEPKHPYSCVLLNAEPEGEALPRDERENVLEVDDLRVKFAMGGGLFQRKTYLHAVDGISLNVQRGKTLGIVGESGSGKSTLGQAILRLLDSEGSIRFQGEALDGLTQKQLRPWRKKMQVVFQDPFGSLSPRMSVAQIISEGLEVHSQLTAEQCKAEVIRALEEVGLDPQSRHRYPHEFSGGQRQRIAIARALVLKPALILLDEPTSALDRTVQKQVVALLRDLQEKHGLTYLFISHDLAVVRALAHDMIVIKDGKVVESGASHDVFDTPQHPYTKELLAAAHLV; encoded by the coding sequence ATGACTGAAAACCTCATCGAAATCCGTGACCTCAACGTCGCCTTCAGCGGCCAGACCGTGGTGCGCAATCTGTGCCTGGACATCCGCCCCGGCGAGTGCCTGGCGCTGGTCGGCGAGTCGGGTTCGGGCAAATCGGTGACCGCGCATTCGATCCTGCAACTGCTACCCGAAGAAGGCACCGTGACCACTGGCAGCATTCGTTATCGCGGCCAGGAGCTGGTCGGCGCCGATGCCAAGGTCTTGCGTCAGTTGCGCGGCGACCGCATCGCGATGATTTTCCAAGAGCCGATGACCTCGCTGAACCCGCTGCACAGCATCGAAAAGCAGATCGGCGAAACCTTGCTGGTGCACAAGGGCCTGGCGGGCAAAGCGGCGCAGGCGCGGATTCTTGAGTTGCTGGGACTGGTCGGCATCCAACATCCCAAGGAACGGCTCAAGGCTTATCCGCATCAGTTGTCCGGCGGCCAACGGCAGCGGGTGATGATCGCCATGGCCCTGGCCTGCGAACCGGAATTGCTGATCGCCGACGAGCCGACCACCGCGCTCGACGTCACGGTGCAACGCAAAATTCTGCTGCTGCTCAAATCCCTGCAACAACGCCTCGGCATGTCGCTGTTATTGATCAGCCATGACCTCAATCTGGTGCGCAGCATCGCCCAGCGGGTTTGCGTGATGAAGGCCGGGGACATTGTCGAGCAAGCACCGTGCGAAACGCTGTTTACCGAGCCGAAACATCCTTACAGCTGCGTGCTGCTCAACGCCGAACCGGAGGGTGAAGCGCTGCCGCGCGATGAGCGCGAGAACGTGCTGGAGGTCGACGACTTGCGAGTCAAATTCGCCATGGGCGGCGGTTTGTTTCAGCGCAAGACCTATTTGCACGCGGTGGATGGCATCAGCCTCAACGTGCAGCGCGGCAAGACCTTGGGCATCGTCGGTGAGTCCGGTTCGGGCAAGTCGACGCTGGGTCAGGCGATCCTGCGGTTGCTCGATTCCGAAGGCAGCATTCGCTTTCAGGGTGAGGCGCTGGACGGTTTGACGCAAAAGCAGCTGCGACCGTGGCGCAAGAAAATGCAGGTGGTGTTCCAGGATCCTTTCGGCAGTTTGAGCCCGCGCATGTCGGTGGCGCAGATCATCAGCGAAGGCCTGGAAGTGCACAGCCAGCTGACCGCCGAACAGTGCAAGGCTGAAGTGATTCGCGCACTCGAGGAGGTTGGCCTCGACCCGCAGAGCCGCCATCGTTATCCGCACGAGTTTTCCGGTGGCCAGCGCCAACGCATCGCCATCGCCCGCGCACTGGTGCTGAAACCGGCGCTGATCCTGCTCGACGAACCGACCTCGGCGCTCGACCGCACGGTGCAAAAACAAGTGGTCGCCCTGCTCCGCGATCTGCAGGAAAAGCATGGGCTGACCTATCTATTCATCAGCCACGACCTGGCGGTGGTGCGCGCGCTGGCGCACGACATGATCGTGATCAAGGACGGCAAAGTCGTGGAAAGCGGCGCTAGCCATGACGTGTTTGATACGCCGCAGCATCCGTACACCAAGGAACTGCTGGCGGCGGCGCATTTGGTGTAA
- a CDS encoding sigma-54 interaction domain-containing protein: MNTSESLKDYQRVRLLAIRSLFEIIEQSSEGTVIVDRDANIVWMNERYARRFGLESAEVAIGKSCESVIPGSLLREVVRTGRPILLDMQDTPKEPLVVMRLPIHDDAGAVIGAIGFALFDELRSLSPMLKRYLSMQEELASTRSLLRARQTKYNFAHFIGTSAASLEVKRRARRSASAESPVLLLGETGTGKELLAQAIHGASPRAHKAFVSINSAAIPEALLEAEFFGTAPGAFTGADRKGRVGKLQIAQGGTLFLDEIGDMPLPLQSKLLRVLQEKEFEPVGSNEVIQSDVRVIAATSTDLEAAIKRGEFRADLYYRLNVLPIQVPPLRDRLDDIPALSEAILEELRSQHELNREALKLLGQHAWPGNIRELRNVLERAALLSDDLVLTATDMRGAIGTFTPVERVANSVFEPVVLETFSQARERFDRQLIEAALAQCGGKVVEAAARLGLGRSTLYKKMVALGIVESL; this comes from the coding sequence ATGAACACCAGCGAAAGCCTCAAGGACTACCAGCGCGTGCGCTTGCTGGCGATCCGTTCGTTGTTCGAGATCATCGAGCAATCGAGCGAAGGCACGGTGATTGTCGACCGCGACGCCAACATCGTCTGGATGAACGAGCGCTACGCCCGGCGTTTTGGTCTGGAGTCCGCTGAAGTGGCGATCGGCAAATCCTGTGAAAGTGTGATCCCCGGCAGTTTGTTACGCGAAGTGGTGCGCACCGGGCGGCCGATTCTGCTCGACATGCAAGACACGCCCAAGGAACCGCTGGTGGTGATGCGCCTGCCGATCCACGACGACGCCGGCGCGGTGATTGGCGCCATCGGTTTTGCCTTGTTCGATGAATTGCGCAGCCTGTCGCCGATGCTCAAGCGCTACCTGAGCATGCAGGAAGAACTGGCCTCGACCCGTTCGCTGCTGCGTGCGCGCCAGACCAAATACAACTTTGCCCATTTCATCGGCACCAGCGCCGCCAGCCTTGAGGTCAAACGCCGCGCCCGACGCAGTGCCAGCGCCGAATCACCCGTGTTGCTGCTCGGCGAAACCGGCACCGGCAAAGAGCTGTTGGCACAGGCCATTCACGGCGCTTCGCCGCGCGCGCACAAGGCGTTTGTCAGCATCAACAGCGCGGCGATTCCCGAGGCGTTGCTGGAAGCGGAATTCTTCGGCACCGCCCCCGGCGCGTTCACCGGCGCCGATCGCAAGGGCCGGGTCGGCAAACTGCAAATCGCCCAGGGCGGTACGTTGTTTCTTGATGAAATCGGCGACATGCCGTTGCCGCTGCAAAGCAAACTGCTGCGGGTGTTGCAGGAAAAAGAGTTCGAACCGGTGGGTTCCAACGAAGTGATCCAGAGCGATGTGCGGGTGATTGCGGCGACGTCTACTGACCTCGAAGCGGCGATCAAGCGCGGCGAGTTTCGTGCGGATCTGTATTACCGGCTCAACGTGTTGCCGATCCAGGTGCCGCCGCTACGTGATCGTCTGGATGATATTCCGGCGCTCAGCGAAGCGATTCTTGAAGAACTGCGCAGTCAGCATGAATTGAATCGCGAAGCGCTGAAGTTACTTGGGCAGCATGCCTGGCCGGGGAATATTCGCGAACTGCGTAACGTGCTGGAGCGCGCGGCGTTGTTGAGTGATGACCTGGTGCTGACAGCGACGGATATGCGCGGGGCGATTGGCACGTTTACGCCGGTTGAGCGTGTGGCGAATTCGGTGTTTGAGCCGGTGGTTCTGGAAACGTTTAGCCAGGCGCGGGAGCGGTTTGATCGCCAGTTGATTGAGGCGGCACTGGCGCAATGTGGCGGCAAAGTGGTTGAAGCGGCGGCGCGATTGGGGCTGGGGCGGTCAACTTTGTACAAGAAGATGGTGGCGTTGGGGATTGTTGAGTCTCTTTAG
- a CDS encoding 3-deoxy-7-phosphoheptulonate synthase, with translation MNSSVSALPLSTLSPANEALTLRLPSSLQLKQQLPLSTALTQQVAAHRQAVRAILNGEDSRLLVIVGPCSIHDPQSALEYAANLARLAAEVSDEMLLVMRAYVEKPRTTVGWKGLAYDPHLDGSDDMAAGLTLSRELMREMLQLGLPIATELLQPMAAGYFDDLLSWVAIGARTTESQIHREMASGLSMPVGFKNGTDGGVTVASDAMRSAAHPHRHFGVDSQGHPAIIQTPGNPDTHLVLRGGHHGPNYDRESVARINHDLTKLKIPARIMVDCSHANSGKNPLRQPAVFNDVLEQRLHGDRSLIGMMIESHLFEGCQPLSPSLQYGVSVTDGCLGWTGTEQLLREAAEQLRAQTR, from the coding sequence GCCCAGCTCATTGCAGCTCAAACAGCAATTACCTCTCAGCACTGCCCTGACCCAGCAAGTCGCCGCGCACCGCCAAGCCGTTCGCGCGATTCTCAACGGTGAAGACTCCCGTTTGCTGGTGATCGTCGGCCCTTGCTCGATCCACGACCCGCAGTCCGCATTGGAATACGCCGCCAACCTCGCCCGACTGGCCGCTGAGGTCAGCGACGAAATGCTTCTGGTGATGCGCGCCTACGTCGAAAAACCCCGCACGACTGTCGGCTGGAAAGGCCTGGCCTACGATCCGCACCTCGATGGCAGCGACGACATGGCCGCCGGCCTGACCCTGTCGCGAGAACTGATGCGCGAAATGCTCCAGCTCGGTTTGCCGATTGCCACCGAATTGCTGCAACCCATGGCCGCCGGGTACTTCGACGATTTGCTGAGCTGGGTTGCCATTGGCGCACGGACCACCGAATCGCAGATTCACCGCGAGATGGCCAGCGGCTTGAGCATGCCGGTCGGTTTCAAGAACGGCACCGACGGCGGCGTCACCGTCGCCAGCGACGCCATGCGTTCAGCGGCCCATCCGCACCGGCATTTCGGCGTGGACAGCCAAGGGCATCCGGCGATCATTCAAACCCCTGGCAACCCCGACACCCATCTGGTGCTGCGCGGCGGCCATCACGGCCCCAACTACGACCGCGAGAGCGTCGCCCGGATCAACCACGACCTGACCAAACTGAAAATTCCAGCACGGATCATGGTCGACTGTAGCCACGCCAACAGCGGCAAAAACCCGCTGCGCCAGCCTGCGGTGTTCAACGATGTTCTCGAACAACGTCTGCACGGTGATCGCTCGCTGATCGGCATGATGATCGAAAGCCACCTGTTCGAAGGCTGCCAGCCGTTGAGCCCGTCGTTGCAGTACGGCGTATCGGTGACCGACGGTTGCCTCGGCTGGACCGGCACCGAGCAGTTGCTGCGCGAGGCCGCCGAACAGTTGCGCGCACAAACGCGCTAA
- a CDS encoding extracellular solute-binding protein has product MRLAFPTLLFTAAALLLSAVGVNAAPQHALTVYGEPAKYPAGFSHFAYANPRAPKGGTMRRSAIEIGHFDHILPYIDKGIGVNQIDGLLYSPLAQRSQDEPYTVYGLVAQQIERSEDGLSLRFYLNPKARFADGKPITAQDVRYTFDLLMTQGSLRYRTQFADVKEVVIESPLVVRFDFKSNENRTLPLDVATLPVFPEHWWKTRDFASGGGYEPPLGSGPYRVGKVDSGRSITFERNADWWGKDLPVSRGLYNFDHFSIEYFGDTDVARQVLRGGAYDYNREFSATGYSIGYESPALSDGRLRKAHLATEAPQAAQGFVFNLQNPLFEDRRVRQALAMLWDFEWSNRQMMRNLYIRQQSFFSNTDLAARKLPDEAELKILEPLRGQIPDEVFSKVFEAPKTDGSGVIRDKQLQALELLEQAGWKPDGDQLVNAQGQPLSFTFLTSQNGLDRLLLPYKRTLKQIGIDLNIRRIDSSQYVNRLMSRDYDMIITGYPVTTSPGSELVNYFGSSSANDPGANNYMVLKDPAVDSLINGLIRADTQADMLHYAHALDRVLQWNYYWIPNYYPPGSSTVWWNRFGIPNVQASNDEAIESWWQVSSTPLTNEQMTAELIKRGQSGGAH; this is encoded by the coding sequence ATGCGACTGGCTTTCCCTACTTTGCTATTCACTGCCGCAGCCCTGCTGTTGAGCGCCGTTGGTGTGAATGCAGCACCGCAACATGCACTGACCGTGTATGGCGAACCGGCGAAATATCCTGCCGGCTTCAGTCACTTCGCCTACGCCAATCCGCGGGCGCCCAAGGGCGGCACCATGCGCCGCTCCGCAATCGAGATCGGTCACTTCGATCACATCCTTCCTTATATAGACAAAGGCATCGGCGTTAACCAGATCGATGGTTTGCTCTATTCGCCGCTGGCTCAGCGTTCCCAGGACGAGCCCTACACGGTGTACGGCCTGGTGGCGCAGCAGATCGAGCGCTCCGAAGACGGCTTGTCGCTGCGTTTCTACCTGAACCCGAAAGCGCGTTTCGCCGATGGCAAGCCGATCACCGCCCAAGACGTGCGTTACACCTTCGACTTGCTGATGACCCAGGGCAGTCTGCGCTATCGCACGCAATTCGCCGACGTCAAAGAAGTGGTGATCGAGTCGCCGCTGGTGGTCCGTTTCGACTTCAAAAGCAACGAAAACCGTACCCTGCCGCTCGACGTCGCGACGCTGCCGGTGTTCCCCGAGCATTGGTGGAAAACCCGCGATTTCGCCAGTGGCGGCGGTTACGAGCCGCCGTTGGGCAGCGGCCCTTATCGTGTCGGCAAAGTCGATTCCGGGCGCAGCATTACCTTTGAGCGCAATGCCGACTGGTGGGGCAAAGACCTGCCGGTCAGCCGTGGCTTGTACAACTTCGATCACTTCAGCATCGAGTATTTCGGCGATACCGACGTCGCCCGCCAAGTGCTGCGCGGCGGCGCCTACGACTACAACCGCGAATTCTCCGCGACGGGTTACTCGATCGGCTACGAAAGCCCGGCGCTCAGTGACGGTCGTCTACGCAAGGCGCATCTGGCTACCGAAGCGCCGCAAGCCGCCCAGGGTTTTGTGTTCAATCTGCAAAATCCGCTGTTCGAGGACCGCCGCGTGCGCCAAGCCCTGGCGATGCTCTGGGATTTCGAATGGAGCAACCGGCAGATGATGCGCAACTTGTACATCCGCCAGCAGAGCTTCTTCTCCAACACCGACCTCGCCGCGCGCAAACTGCCGGACGAGGCCGAGTTGAAAATTCTCGAACCGCTGCGCGGGCAGATTCCCGACGAAGTCTTCAGCAAAGTGTTCGAAGCACCGAAAACCGATGGCAGCGGGGTGATTCGCGACAAACAGCTGCAGGCGCTGGAGCTGCTGGAACAAGCCGGCTGGAAACCCGACGGCGATCAACTGGTGAATGCCCAAGGCCAGCCGCTGAGTTTCACCTTCCTCACCAGCCAGAACGGCCTCGACCGCTTGCTCCTGCCGTATAAACGCACGCTGAAACAGATCGGCATCGACCTGAACATCCGCCGCATCGACTCCTCGCAATACGTCAACCGCCTGATGTCGCGCGACTACGACATGATCATCACCGGCTACCCGGTCACCACCTCCCCCGGCAGCGAACTGGTGAATTATTTTGGTTCCTCGTCGGCCAACGATCCCGGCGCCAACAACTACATGGTGCTCAAGGACCCGGCCGTCGACAGCTTGATCAACGGCCTGATTCGCGCCGACACCCAGGCCGACATGCTGCATTACGCCCACGCGCTGGACCGGGTGTTGCAATGGAATTACTACTGGATTCCCAACTATTACCCGCCGGGCAGTTCGACCGTATGGTGGAACCGTTTCGGCATTCCCAACGTGCAAGCGAGCAATGACGAAGCGATCGAAAGTTGGTGGCAAGTGAGCTCGACGCCGCTGACCAACGAGCAGATGACCGCCGAATTGATCAAACGCGGGCAATCCGGAGGAGCGCACTGA
- a CDS encoding microcin C ABC transporter permease YejB, with amino-acid sequence MWAYILRRLLLIIPTLVIILLVNFVIVQAAPGGPVEQAIAHLQGIGGASVGGGSGETLHGNSRASRGLDPQLIKEIEKQYGFDKPAPERLWLMLKSYAQLDFGKSFFRGATVTDLILEKMPVTISLGLWATLITYLVSIPLGIRKAVHHGSHFDIWSSTAIIIGYAMPAFLFAMFLIVVFAGGTSLNWFPVRGLVSDNFESLSTVGKVADYFWHLVLPVTALVIGGFATLTILTKNSFLNEITRQYVVTARAKGLSERRVLYGHVFRNAMLLVVSGIPQAFISVFFAGSLLIEVIFSLDGLGRMSYEAAVSRDYPVVFGSLFIFTLFGLLIKLVGDLCYTLVDPRIDFAARNA; translated from the coding sequence ATGTGGGCTTACATACTGCGGCGTTTGCTGCTGATCATTCCGACGCTGGTGATCATTCTGTTGGTCAACTTTGTGATCGTCCAAGCGGCGCCCGGTGGTCCGGTGGAACAGGCGATTGCGCACCTGCAAGGCATCGGCGGCGCCAGTGTCGGCGGCGGTTCGGGCGAAACCCTGCACGGCAATTCGCGCGCCAGTCGCGGGTTGGACCCGCAGTTGATCAAAGAAATTGAAAAACAGTACGGCTTCGATAAACCGGCCCCGGAACGCCTGTGGCTGATGCTCAAAAGCTATGCGCAACTGGACTTCGGCAAGAGCTTTTTCCGCGGCGCGACGGTGACTGACCTGATCCTCGAAAAAATGCCAGTGACCATTTCCCTCGGGCTCTGGGCGACGCTGATCACCTATCTGGTGTCGATCCCGCTGGGCATCCGCAAAGCCGTGCACCACGGCAGCCATTTCGACATCTGGAGCAGCACCGCGATCATCATTGGCTACGCGATGCCGGCATTCCTCTTTGCGATGTTTTTGATCGTGGTCTTCGCCGGCGGCACTTCGCTGAACTGGTTCCCGGTGCGCGGTCTGGTTTCGGACAATTTCGAATCGCTGTCGACCGTGGGCAAAGTCGCCGACTACTTCTGGCATCTGGTATTGCCGGTCACGGCGCTGGTGATCGGCGGCTTCGCGACGTTGACCATCCTCACCAAGAACTCTTTCCTCAATGAAATCACCCGCCAGTACGTAGTCACCGCGCGAGCCAAAGGCTTGAGCGAGCGCCGCGTGCTTTACGGCCACGTGTTTCGCAACGCGATGTTGCTGGTGGTTTCGGGCATTCCGCAGGCGTTTATCAGCGTGTTTTTTGCCGGTTCGCTGTTGATCGAAGTGATCTTCTCCCTCGACGGCCTCGGCCGCATGAGTTACGAAGCGGCGGTATCGCGGGACTATCCCGTGGTGTTCGGTTCGTTGTTCATCTTCACGTTGTTCGGACTGCTGATAAAACTGGTCGGCGACCTTTGCTACACCCTGGTCGACCCGCGTATCGACTTCGCCGCGAGGAACGCCTGA
- a CDS encoding esterase/lipase family protein yields the protein MQRNATTQHPILLVHGLFGFDRIGKVELFQDVKQALRSHGARVFVPHLSATHSNEVRGEQLLAQIDRVLQGTGARQVNLIGHSQGALAARYAAAIAPDCVASVTSVSGPNHGSELADSLRMALKPGRLPEKVAKQIATLFADFLSLLSGNHQMPQNAVAALNALTTEGVGAFNDKYPQGLPKTWGGKGKELVNGVRYYSWSGILPESIIDEGLGAFDPAHAFLRAFSEYFTTEAGQNDGLVGRFSSHLGKVIRSDYPMDHLDSLMHTPGRSRKGVDPIELYLLHAERLRKVGL from the coding sequence ATGCAACGGAATGCGACAACTCAACATCCAATCCTTCTGGTACATGGTCTTTTTGGCTTCGACCGTATCGGCAAAGTCGAATTGTTCCAGGACGTCAAGCAGGCTCTGCGCAGCCACGGCGCCAGGGTCTTCGTACCACACCTGTCGGCTACCCATAGCAACGAGGTACGCGGCGAACAGTTGTTGGCGCAGATTGATCGTGTTTTACAAGGAACCGGCGCACGTCAGGTCAACCTGATTGGCCACAGCCAAGGTGCATTGGCAGCCCGTTACGCTGCGGCCATCGCGCCAGATTGCGTGGCGTCGGTGACCTCCGTCAGTGGCCCGAATCACGGCTCGGAACTGGCGGACTCGTTGCGCATGGCGCTTAAGCCCGGGCGTTTACCGGAGAAAGTGGCCAAGCAGATCGCAACGTTATTTGCAGACTTTCTGTCGCTGCTCAGCGGCAACCATCAGATGCCGCAAAACGCCGTCGCCGCGCTCAACGCGCTGACCACCGAAGGCGTCGGCGCCTTCAATGACAAATACCCGCAAGGCCTGCCGAAAACCTGGGGCGGCAAGGGTAAAGAGCTGGTCAATGGTGTGCGTTATTACTCGTGGAGCGGCATTTTGCCGGAATCGATCATTGATGAAGGCCTCGGTGCTTTCGACCCGGCCCACGCTTTCCTGCGGGCCTTTTCCGAATACTTCACCACCGAAGCCGGGCAAAACGACGGGCTGGTCGGTCGCTTCAGCTCGCACTTGGGCAAGGTGATTCGTTCGGATTACCCGATGGACCATCTGGACAGCCTGATGCACACGCCGGGACGCAGCCGCAAAGGCGTCGACCCGATCGAGCTGTACCTGCTGCATGCCGAGCGTCTGAGAAAAGTCGGGCTCTGA